The genomic segment AGATTTTGGGTTGTACATCGAGGCGCAGAGGTCGAAGGCGGAAAGCAGCGAATCCATGGCTTTTTGCGTAACAACCGTATCAGCACCGTAATAGGTTACATTATAAAATGTGCCCTGAGCTTTACCGTGAAAAACAATTTTTTGTTGCGGACGGTTCGTGGCTTTTTTGTCGGGAGCTCCGCATGAAGCCAAAATCGCCAGCGGAATAAGAATCAGAAGTGAAGATGATTTCATAAGCGTGAAATTTGTAACAAATTTATGGTTTCCTGTGTGATTTGCAAACCAAATGCTGATATTCCTTCATATTGGCTTTATGCAGCGTAAATTTGCTAATTTTGTCAGCATAAGTGAGAACGCAATAATGAAATACTATATCATTGCCGGTGAACATTCGGGTGATCTGCATGCATCCAACCTGATGAAGGAGCTGAAAAAGCGCGATGCATCTGCTGATTTCCGCTGCTGGGGCGGCGACCTGATGCAGGCCGAAGGCGCAGTGCTGGTTAAGCACATACGCGATATTTCGTTTATGGGATTTTCGGAAGTATTGATGAATATCCGCACCATTATGGCAAATTTTAAGCTGTGCCGTGCCGATATTCTTGCATACAAACCTGATGTTATTATCCTTGTCGATTATCCCGGTTTTAATTTGCGAATGGCTGAATTTGGTCATAACCAAGGCATTCCTGTGTTCTTTTATATTTCTCCTCAGGTATGGGCATGGAAAAAGGGGCGTGTGAAGAAGATAAAAGCCTTTGTTGACCGTATGTTCGTGATTTTGCCGTTTGAACAGGATTTTTATCGTTCGTATGATTATCATGTTGATTTTGCAGGTCATCCGCTGCTCGATGCCATTGAACAATACCGCATGTCGGTGAATGTAACTTCATTTGTCAAGAAAAACGGCCTTGATGAAAGGCCCGTTATTGCTATACTTCCCGGAAGCCGTCATCAGGAGATATCACGCATGCTGAATGTTATGCTGCAGGTGGTGCCTGCATTTCCCGCATATCAGTTTGTGGTGGCGGGAACGAGTAATTTCGACAGCGGTTTTTATACAAAACTGCTTGGTAACAGTGGCGTGAAAATAGTTTACGGACAAACGTACGACTTACTGTCAAATGCCCGCGCTGCGCTTGTTACATCGGGCACTGCCACACTGGAAACTGCTCTGTTCGGCGTTCCGGAGGTGGTTTGTTATCGCGGTTCCGGAATCTCCTTCCAGATTGCAAAACGACTGGTGGATATAAAATATATCTCGCTGGTGAACCTGATTATGGATAAGCCTGTGGTTACAGAGCTCATTCAGTCTGACCTGAATCTTGAGAATCTGAAAAAGGAATTGAAGCTTATTCTTGATGATACCGATACGATTGAAAGAATAAAAACCGATTATAACGCATTGCGCGAAAAGTTGGGTGGTTCGGGGGCGTCGGCTAAGACTGCCGAATTGATGATGCACTATCTGAAAAAGTAAAAATAGTTAGTTTGAATGCCGATGAATCGATTATTGTTGGTTTATCTTTACCTAAAATCTTCAGCATATGAAAAATAATAAATTGCTTCGCAAAGTTTTGAAAGGTCTTGGAATAGCCCTTATGGTAATTATTGTCCTCGCCATTATTCTTCCCTTTGTATTTCGGAAACAAATTGTGGAAGCCGTTAAAACGGAAATCAATAAAAGTGTGAACGCGAAAGTTGATTTCACGGATTATCATCTCACGCTCTTCCGTAATTTCCCTGATTTTACACTGGGTCTCGACCATGTTACCGTTGTGGGCGTTGATGAATTTGCAAAAGATACTCTTGCAAATATTCAATCATTGAAGGTTACCATCGGTTTGTTCAGCGTCATCAGCGGAAGCCAGTATAACATTAAAAAGATTTCTATCGATCAGCCTAAAATATTGCTGAAAGTGCTGAAGGGTGGCAAGGCCAACTGGGATATTGCAAAACAAACGGCTGCGGATACTGCAAAAGCTGCACCAGCCGCAGAACCTTCCTCATTCAAACTGTCGTTGAAAAAGCTGACCATCACCAATGCTTCTATTAAATATGATGATGCCGATGCAGGTATGTACGCCGACATTAAAAATCTGAATCATCTGCTGAAAGGTGACCTTACGGCCGATTTTACATCGCTGTCTACAGAAACAACGATTGACACCATTGATTTTTCATACGGTGGAATTCAATATCTGCATAAAGGAAACATTTCGCTGACGGCCGATATTGATGCCGATTTAAAGAATTCCAAATACACCTTTAAGGAAAATGAGCTTCGCTTAAATAATTTATTCCTTGGTTTCGACGGATGGGTGGCCATGCCTGCCGACGACATCGACATGGATATTAAATTCAGCGCACGCAAAACGGAATTCAAGAATTTCCTTTCACTGATACCTGCTGTTTATTCCAAAGATTTTGAAAAGGTGAAGACCGGCGGAACGCTTGCACTCGATGGTTTTGCGAAGGGTACGTATAATGATAAGTCGCTGCCCGCATTCGCGCTGAATGTACTGGTGCAAAATGCCATGTTCCAGTATCCTGATTTGCCTAAAGCAGTGACGAATATTAATGTTGATGTTCATATTTCTAACAAAGACGGTAAGCCAAACAGTACGCTGATTGATATTAAAAAAGCGCATTTTGAGATGGCCGGAAACACGGCTGATATCCGCATGAGCGTTGCAACTCCTGTTTCCGACCCTGCTATTGACGGCACCGTAAAAGTAAAGATTGACCTGGCACAGGTTAAGCAGTTTTATCCGCTTGACGCATCGGAACAGCTCAACGGAAAAGTTGATGCTGACGTGAGTATGAAAGGCAGACTTTCTTCTATTGAAAAAGAAAAGTACAACGAATTTCAGGCAAAAGGTCAGATTGGCGTTACAGGTATGAATTACAAAAGTAAGGACTATCCTCAGGGTATCATGGTTAGCGAGCTGAAACTCTTGTTCTCACCTCAGTTTGTGGATATGCCTGCCTGTAATATTAAAATGGGCCGTTCGGATATCAGTGCCAATGGCCGCCTCGACAATTTGTTATTTTACATTTTCAAAAACGATAAGCTGAAAGGTACATTCAACAGCCGTTCGAATGTTGTTGACCTGAATGAATTCACAGGCGGAAGCTCATCGGCAACTGCAACTCCTGCTGCCACAACGCCTCAGCAGAGTTCTGCCATGACGGTCATCGAAGTTCCTGCAAATCTTGACATCGTGCTGAAGTCGAGCTTCGGTAAAATTATATATGATAAGATGGAACTGAGCAATGTTCTCGGTATTGTTAAGATTCAGGACAGAAAGGTTACCCTCGAGAATTTGAAAATGGATTTGCTGGGCGGAAACATGGCCGTGAGCGGCTTTTACAGTACTCAGAAAACACAGCCACAGGTCAATTTTAATTTAGATATCAAGGGATTTGATATTCCGAAAACCTATAAAACCTTTGTTACTGTGCAGAAGCTGGCTCCCATCATGGAGCGCTGCACTGGGAAATTCTCTACCACAATGAGTTTTATTACCGATCTGGATGGGGCGATGAGTCCGGTTTATAATACGATGAGCGGTAACGGTAAACTGAGTGCAAACAATGTGAGCGTTCAGGGATTTGAGCCCCTGAACAAGGTTGCCGAAGTTCTGAAAATTGAAAAATTCAGGAAAATAGGATTTGATAAAACAGAGATTAGCTTTAGTTTTGCAAACGGAAAACTGGAAGTGAAGCCTTATACCTTCACATTTGAAAAGATTAAGGCAACTGCGAGCGGATTTAGTTCTTTGGATCAAAGCATCAATTATCTTGTCAATCTTGAAATTCCGCGCGAATTGTTCGGCGGGCAGGCCAATGGTGTGCTGAACGATTTAGTGGGCAAAGCGAACAGCAAAGGTGCAAATCTGACTCCCGGGAATACCATATTTGTTGACCTCGTAATTGGCGGGACCGTCACAAAGCCAACGGTAAAGGCCGGTGTGAAAGGAAGTGCGAAAGAAGTACTTGAAGACCTGAAAAAAGAAGCCGAGAAGCAGATAACGGATAAGGTGAAGGAAGAAGTGGGTAAGGTGAAAGCCGACGTCCAGGCGAAAATTGACAAGCTTCTGGCCGATGCCAATGCAAAAGCACAGCAAATCCGCGATCAGGCGAAAGCTGCAGGCGATAAGCTTGTTGCCGAAGCGGATGCACAGGGACAGGATCTGGTGAAGAAAGCTTCGAATCCTATCGCGAAAGCAGCAGCAAAAGAAACGGCAAAGCAAATGCTGAAAGAAGCAAAGGATAAGTCGCAGGCGTTGCAGGATGAAGGCAACCGGAATGCACAGAAAGTGCTTGACGATGCTCAGAAAGAAGCCGATAAATTGCGCAATAGCTGATAGAATTACGAATCATAAAATTTAATGCTTCGCTGCAACGGGGCAGCATAATGTTCAGAAAGAAATGTCAGAAAAAGAAAAAGTAAATGTTCCTCTGTTTGCCGATGTTGCCGCAGAAGGAAAAAATCCGGAATATCTGTTTTGGGTGGGCTGTGCGGGCGCATTCGACGACCGCTATAAAAAAGTTGTACGTGCGTTCACGAAAATACTGACACACCTGAAAACAGATTATGCCGTTTTGGGTGCGGAAGAAACATGCTCCGGCGATCCGGCGCGCAGAGCGGGAAACGAGATGCTCTATCAGATGCAGGCACTCACCAATATTGAAACATTCAAGCGTTACAGCATCACAAAAATACTGACGGTTTGTCCGCATTGTTATAATATTTTTAAGAATGAATACCCCGACCTGGGCGGAAACTATGAGGTGGTTCATTACGCCGATTTTCTGCAGCAGATGATTCAGCAGGGAAAGCTCAAAGTAAATCAGGGTATATTTAAGGATAAAAAAATCGTGTATCACGATCCGTGCTATCTTGGACGTGCGAATGATAAATATGAAGCACCGCGTAAAGTGCTTTCCGCTATTCCGTCGGAGAAAGTGGAGATGCCGCGTAACCGGAGTTTTGCTTTGTGCTGCGGTGCCGGTGGTGCGCAGATGTTCAAAGAGGCTGAAAAAGGCGATAAGGAAGTGTTTATTGAACGTACCGAAGAAGCGCTTGAAACCGGTGCGGATATTATTGCATCAGCCTGTCCGTTTTGCATGGTAATGCTCACCGACGGATTAAAATATAAGAATAAGGAAGAAGAAGTTTTTAATTACGACCTCGCCGAACTCGTTGCAATGTCGCTTGATTTATAAGCTTTTTTCCTGCTCACCGTCAATCATAATTTCCAAAATACGGCTTTTTACCGAAGGCTGAAGCTGAATATTTTTTAGCTCAGCCGGTATTAGTACGGCTTCTGCTTTTTCCACACTCACTTTTTCACCTTCGTTGTAAATGATGTCGAAGCTGCCTTCGAGGCAGAGATAGGCAACAAATGAATCAACAGCGGCATAATCGAGTTCCTGCAGCTTGTCAAATTCAAGCAGGCTGACGCTGAAATGCGGCGATTCTGCCAGTACCCGTACATCATTATTTTCAGGATTAACATGGCTTTTGTATGATGGATACGCCTTGAAATCGATTACGTCCAATGCCGATTCAGTATGAAGTTCACGCAGCATGCCTTCGGGCGTGAGCCGGTC from the Bacteroidota bacterium genome contains:
- the lpxB gene encoding lipid-A-disaccharide synthase; the encoded protein is MKYYIIAGEHSGDLHASNLMKELKKRDASADFRCWGGDLMQAEGAVLVKHIRDISFMGFSEVLMNIRTIMANFKLCRADILAYKPDVIILVDYPGFNLRMAEFGHNQGIPVFFYISPQVWAWKKGRVKKIKAFVDRMFVILPFEQDFYRSYDYHVDFAGHPLLDAIEQYRMSVNVTSFVKKNGLDERPVIAILPGSRHQEISRMLNVMLQVVPAFPAYQFVVAGTSNFDSGFYTKLLGNSGVKIVYGQTYDLLSNARAALVTSGTATLETALFGVPEVVCYRGSGISFQIAKRLVDIKYISLVNLIMDKPVVTELIQSDLNLENLKKELKLILDDTDTIERIKTDYNALREKLGGSGASAKTAELMMHYLKK
- a CDS encoding AsmA-like C-terminal region-containing protein, producing MKNNKLLRKVLKGLGIALMVIIVLAIILPFVFRKQIVEAVKTEINKSVNAKVDFTDYHLTLFRNFPDFTLGLDHVTVVGVDEFAKDTLANIQSLKVTIGLFSVISGSQYNIKKISIDQPKILLKVLKGGKANWDIAKQTAADTAKAAPAAEPSSFKLSLKKLTITNASIKYDDADAGMYADIKNLNHLLKGDLTADFTSLSTETTIDTIDFSYGGIQYLHKGNISLTADIDADLKNSKYTFKENELRLNNLFLGFDGWVAMPADDIDMDIKFSARKTEFKNFLSLIPAVYSKDFEKVKTGGTLALDGFAKGTYNDKSLPAFALNVLVQNAMFQYPDLPKAVTNINVDVHISNKDGKPNSTLIDIKKAHFEMAGNTADIRMSVATPVSDPAIDGTVKVKIDLAQVKQFYPLDASEQLNGKVDADVSMKGRLSSIEKEKYNEFQAKGQIGVTGMNYKSKDYPQGIMVSELKLLFSPQFVDMPACNIKMGRSDISANGRLDNLLFYIFKNDKLKGTFNSRSNVVDLNEFTGGSSSATATPAATTPQQSSAMTVIEVPANLDIVLKSSFGKIIYDKMELSNVLGIVKIQDRKVTLENLKMDLLGGNMAVSGFYSTQKTQPQVNFNLDIKGFDIPKTYKTFVTVQKLAPIMERCTGKFSTTMSFITDLDGAMSPVYNTMSGNGKLSANNVSVQGFEPLNKVAEVLKIEKFRKIGFDKTEISFSFANGKLEVKPYTFTFEKIKATASGFSSLDQSINYLVNLEIPRELFGGQANGVLNDLVGKANSKGANLTPGNTIFVDLVIGGTVTKPTVKAGVKGSAKEVLEDLKKEAEKQITDKVKEEVGKVKADVQAKIDKLLADANAKAQQIRDQAKAAGDKLVAEADAQGQDLVKKASNPIAKAAAKETAKQMLKEAKDKSQALQDEGNRNAQKVLDDAQKEADKLRNS
- a CDS encoding (Fe-S)-binding protein, with product MSEKEKVNVPLFADVAAEGKNPEYLFWVGCAGAFDDRYKKVVRAFTKILTHLKTDYAVLGAEETCSGDPARRAGNEMLYQMQALTNIETFKRYSITKILTVCPHCYNIFKNEYPDLGGNYEVVHYADFLQQMIQQGKLKVNQGIFKDKKIVYHDPCYLGRANDKYEAPRKVLSAIPSEKVEMPRNRSFALCCGAGGAQMFKEAEKGDKEVFIERTEEALETGADIIASACPFCMVMLTDGLKYKNKEEEVFNYDLAELVAMSLDL